One Deltaproteobacteria bacterium genomic window, TGACTTTTTCCAACAGGGCTTTGGATTCCTTTAAGGTACAGCCTCTTATAATTTTTTTTACCCTCGGAATCGCCAGCGGATTCATGCTCAACTCATCAATTTCAAGCCCTAAAAGAATCATGATATACGCTGGTTCACCAGCCATTTCGCCACACATGGCAACCCGTATACCCTCTCTATGACCGATGTCAACCACCTGCTTGATGAGCCTTAAGACGGCAGGGTGGAGGGGCTCATATAAATAGGTTACCCTTTCGTTTATCCTATCGATAGCCAGTGCATACTGAATCAGGTCGTTGGTCCCAATGCTAAAAAAATCCACTTCTTTTGCCAATTCATTGGCAATAATGACAGCAGACGGAACTTCTATCATGACTCCGATCTCAATATCGTCACCCACAGGGATACCCTGGGAAATAAGATTATCCATAACCTCAAAAAAGATTTTTTTAGCTTCTCGTATTTCCTCAACCCCTGAGATCATGGGAAACATGATCCGCGTCTTGCCAAAAACACTGGCGCGGGCAATTGCCCGTAACTGCACCTTAAACACGTCCACTTCCTTGAGACAGAAGCGGATGGCTCTCAGGCCCATTTGAGGATTCATCTCTTTGGCCAACTTGGGGTCGGAAAAAAACTTATCACCACCTAAATCAAATGTTCGGATAGTCGCCCATTTTAAATCTTTTACGCCAACGACACTTTTGTAGTGCGAAAAATGTTCTTCTTCTGTCGGCAGTTGTTCCTTATTTATGTAGATGAATTCCGTTCTGTAAAGACCAATGCCATCGGCCCCATGGGATATGACGGAAGGAATCTCCTCAATAAACTCGATATTCCCACCTATTTCCACTTTATAATTGTCCTTCGTCACTGCAGGGAGTCGGGCGTATTTCAGAAAATCTTTCTGGGCTTTCTCAAAGTGTTTCTGCTTATCTTCATAAACCTTAATCATTTCGGGATC contains:
- the ptsP gene encoding phosphoenolpyruvate--protein phosphotransferase — its product is MNTDVGKKSFVLKGIGVSPGIVIGKAYLYDRFNTQVSFYRLRDKSLVSQEIKRFRAALKESEKQLLEVKNKLCELAGREPLYIIDVHIMILKDKMFINHTVHYIKEMCINAEWAIKMTIDRYREIFEKVEDEYLKGRVSDIRYVGQMILRNLTGDEKEGIPDVGRKGIIIAVDLSPADTAQMMINKVQGFATDMGGKTSHTAIVARAVEIPAVVGLKSITKMVQSNDDIIVDGSAGLVVVNPDPEMIKVYEDKQKHFEKAQKDFLKYARLPAVTKDNYKVEIGGNIEFIEEIPSVISHGADGIGLYRTEFIYINKEQLPTEEEHFSHYKSVVGVKDLKWATIRTFDLGGDKFFSDPKLAKEMNPQMGLRAIRFCLKEVDVFKVQLRAIARASVFGKTRIMFPMISGVEEIREAKKIFFEVMDNLISQGIPVGDDIEIGVMIEVPSAVIIANELAKEVDFFSIGTNDLIQYALAIDRINERVTYLYEPLHPAVLRLIKQVVDIGHREGIRVAMCGEMAGEPAYIMILLGLEIDELSMNPLAIPRVKKIIRGCTLKESKALLEKVMTFSSAAEIREFVYNCMRERFPAEFPLNGT